In Amycolatopsis methanolica 239, a single genomic region encodes these proteins:
- a CDS encoding winged helix-turn-helix transcriptional regulator → MLSATLRSLVLDGLAQRRVEATVPPSVHCRLTDLGLSLESALAVVRDWAETHMAEIDRAAAEGS, encoded by the coding sequence ATGCTGTCGGCGACGCTCCGGAGCCTCGTCCTGGACGGCCTCGCGCAGCGGCGCGTGGAGGCGACGGTGCCGCCCAGCGTGCACTGCCGGCTCACCGACCTGGGCCTCTCGCTGGAGTCGGCGCTCGCGGTGGTGCGCGACTGGGCGGAGACACACATGGCCGAGATCGACCGCGCGGCGGCGGAGGGATCTTGA
- a CDS encoding BCCT family transporter, translated as MSADSETEARARVPEETGIAGHLPDEHVPPVGDAAGTPRTDRTVFGVAAALALAIIVWGVASPSSLANIADTVLNDAVIPYGGWAFVLAASGFVVFVVALAVSRYGRIRLGRDDEKPEFRTASWIAMMFSAGMGIGLMFFGVYEPVSHLASPPPGTAAAGSDEAVHTAMATTLFHWTVHPWAIYAVVGLAIAYSTFRRGRSQLISAVFAPLLGRRRTEGPLGKAIDVMAIFATLFGSAASLGLGALQVGGGMASVGWIDSPGTGLLVGIIAILTVAFIASAVSGIAKGIQWLSNINMVLAALLAVFVLVVGPTVLILNLVPSAIGDYFRELAEMSGRSGVTGGAEMQTWLSGWTVFYWAWWISWTPFVGMFIARISRGRTIRQFVLGVIAVPSVVSLVWFAIFGGAAIQKQRSGVDIAGAGSSESATFTLLEHLPWFVPMAILVMILVSIFFVSGADAASVVMGTLSQKGSVNPHRNAVIFWGVLTGAVAAVMLLVGGEDGLTGLQNLTILVAVPFVVVMIGLCVSLYRDLRSDPMVIREREMLRSLAEIHEERTGDERRRRRLRARRT; from the coding sequence ATGTCTGCTGACTCTGAAACCGAGGCCCGCGCAAGAGTTCCCGAGGAGACCGGTATCGCCGGGCACCTCCCGGACGAGCACGTGCCTCCGGTCGGCGACGCGGCGGGCACGCCGCGCACCGACCGCACGGTGTTCGGGGTCGCCGCGGCACTGGCGCTGGCGATCATCGTCTGGGGGGTCGCCTCGCCGAGCAGCCTGGCGAACATCGCGGACACCGTGCTCAACGACGCGGTCATCCCGTACGGCGGCTGGGCGTTCGTCCTCGCCGCGAGCGGCTTCGTGGTCTTCGTCGTCGCGCTGGCGGTCAGCCGCTACGGGCGCATCCGGCTGGGCCGGGACGACGAAAAACCCGAGTTCCGCACCGCGTCGTGGATCGCGATGATGTTCAGTGCCGGCATGGGCATCGGCCTGATGTTCTTCGGCGTGTACGAACCGGTGTCGCACCTGGCCAGCCCGCCGCCGGGCACCGCGGCCGCCGGCTCCGACGAGGCCGTGCACACCGCGATGGCCACGACCCTGTTCCACTGGACCGTCCACCCGTGGGCGATCTACGCCGTCGTCGGGCTCGCCATCGCCTACAGCACGTTCCGCCGCGGCCGCAGCCAGCTGATCAGCGCGGTGTTCGCGCCGCTGCTCGGCAGGCGCCGCACCGAAGGCCCGCTGGGCAAGGCGATCGACGTGATGGCGATCTTCGCGACGCTGTTCGGCTCGGCCGCCTCGCTGGGCCTCGGCGCGCTGCAGGTCGGCGGCGGCATGGCGTCAGTCGGCTGGATCGACAGCCCGGGCACCGGCCTGCTGGTCGGCATCATCGCGATCCTCACCGTCGCGTTCATCGCCTCGGCGGTGTCCGGCATCGCCAAGGGCATCCAGTGGCTGTCCAACATCAACATGGTGCTGGCCGCGCTGCTCGCGGTGTTCGTGCTCGTGGTCGGCCCGACGGTGCTGATCCTGAACCTGGTACCCAGCGCGATCGGCGACTACTTCCGCGAGCTGGCCGAGATGTCCGGCCGTTCCGGCGTGACCGGCGGCGCGGAGATGCAGACCTGGCTGTCCGGCTGGACGGTCTTCTACTGGGCCTGGTGGATCTCCTGGACCCCGTTCGTCGGCATGTTCATCGCCCGGATCTCCCGCGGCCGCACCATCCGCCAGTTCGTCCTCGGCGTCATCGCGGTGCCGAGCGTGGTCAGCCTCGTGTGGTTCGCGATCTTCGGCGGCGCGGCGATCCAGAAGCAACGGTCCGGGGTGGACATCGCGGGCGCGGGCAGTTCCGAGTCCGCCACCTTCACGCTGCTGGAGCACCTGCCGTGGTTCGTGCCGATGGCGATCCTGGTGATGATCCTGGTGTCGATCTTCTTCGTCTCCGGCGCGGACGCCGCGTCGGTGGTGATGGGCACGTTGTCGCAGAAGGGATCGGTCAACCCGCACCGCAACGCGGTGATCTTCTGGGGTGTGCTGACCGGTGCGGTCGCGGCGGTGATGCTGCTCGTCGGCGGGGAGGACGGGCTGACCGGCCTGCAGAACCTCACCATCCTGGTGGCGGTGCCGTTCGTCGTCGTGATGATCGGGCTGTGTGTGTCGCTGTACCGGGACCTGCGCAGCGATCCGATGGTGATCCGGGAACGCGAGATGCTGCGCTCGCTGGCCGAGATCCACGAGGAGCGCACCGGCGACGAGCGCAGGCGCCGCCGCCTGCGCGCCCGCCGGACCTGA
- a CDS encoding SGNH/GDSL hydrolase family protein, with the protein MPRRLAATLAAATATATLAAAPAAHADSLDYVALGDSYSAASGVPPSDPDASPLCLRSSGNYPHVLADEIGASLTDVTCGAAETRHLTTAQYPGVPPQLDAVEAGTDLITMTIGGNDSGVFIGALLACGSTGILAGGKGSPCKDTFGSSFEDTVRNKTYPALVDALRAVRDKAPDAEVAILGYPWILPATGGCFDRMPVAEGDVAYLRSLQATLNDAVGRAAEETGVTYVDFSVASEGHDACQPAGVRWIEPFLQGSNPVVVHPNALGEAEMAGETLEALGLD; encoded by the coding sequence ATGCCCCGCCGACTCGCCGCGACCCTCGCCGCGGCCACCGCGACCGCCACCCTCGCCGCCGCACCCGCCGCCCACGCCGACTCCCTCGACTACGTGGCGCTGGGCGACTCCTACAGTGCCGCCTCCGGCGTGCCACCGTCCGATCCGGACGCCTCCCCGCTGTGCCTGCGCTCCAGCGGCAACTACCCGCACGTCCTCGCGGACGAGATCGGCGCGAGCCTCACCGACGTCACCTGCGGCGCGGCCGAGACCAGGCACTTGACCACCGCCCAGTACCCGGGCGTGCCGCCGCAGCTGGACGCCGTCGAGGCGGGCACCGATCTGATCACGATGACCATCGGCGGCAACGACAGCGGCGTTTTCATCGGCGCGCTGCTCGCCTGCGGCTCGACCGGCATCCTCGCCGGCGGCAAGGGCAGCCCCTGCAAGGACACCTTCGGGAGCAGTTTCGAGGACACCGTCCGGAACAAGACCTACCCGGCGCTCGTGGACGCGCTGCGAGCCGTGCGGGACAAGGCTCCCGACGCCGAGGTCGCGATCCTCGGCTACCCGTGGATCCTGCCCGCGACCGGCGGCTGCTTCGACAGGATGCCCGTCGCGGAGGGCGATGTGGCGTACCTGCGCAGCCTGCAGGCCACGCTCAACGACGCGGTCGGCCGCGCGGCCGAAGAAACCGGCGTGACCTATGTGGACTTCTCCGTCGCCTCGGAGGGGCACGACGCGTGCCAGCCCGCGGGCGTCCGCTGGATCGAGCCGTTCCTGCAGGGCAGCAACCCGGTGGTGGTGCACCCGAACGCGCTCGGTGAGGCCGAAATGGCCGGCGAGACGCTCGAGGCGCTCGGGCTCGACTGA
- a CDS encoding phosphodiester glycosidase family protein, whose amino-acid sequence MLALKIKAAACLALVAATLPAPAQAAPEPGWGGDGLTWTTTAIAPGVEVRSGVLQRPTAPYWTVTVAAPATNVLTGAATVVDLGSAGWASATAERLAAAGFPARQEVVRRPSYTDTPRGVAGVRVRTGKFATQAEAQTTVTALRAAGFPTATAAWTGYDVDQAPDAERVHVAVVDPRAFRGSVEASHGETVATREKTSTLASKLGALVAVNGGFFVTSDADGYQGVPAGLAAYDGRLESLSAGSRAALVLGPGPARIANLTSTVTVRSGGAVHAVEGVNRKPGVLRNCGRPGAVPTTAARQDFTCTSADELVLFTDAFGAALPAGAGTQVVLDASGVVLSAGARGGVLLPGQSAVQGIGTSADWLATHAVAGRRLLVDSRVREASGFPTVTPRSVVSAAPLLLRDGRLAVDAATEGVLDPRDLSFGYAWSQQRQPRTMAGIDARGRLLLVTVDGRQPGVSEGVTLVEGARLMRSLGAVDALNLDGGGSSAMVVAGAVVNRPSDAAGERAVGDVVAVLP is encoded by the coding sequence GTGCTCGCGTTGAAGATCAAGGCCGCCGCCTGCCTGGCGCTCGTCGCCGCGACGCTGCCCGCCCCCGCGCAGGCCGCGCCCGAACCCGGCTGGGGCGGGGACGGCCTGACCTGGACCACGACCGCGATCGCGCCGGGCGTCGAGGTGCGCTCGGGCGTGCTGCAGCGGCCGACCGCGCCGTACTGGACCGTGACCGTCGCCGCGCCCGCGACGAACGTGCTCACCGGCGCCGCCACGGTCGTCGACCTGGGCAGCGCCGGGTGGGCTTCGGCGACGGCGGAACGCCTTGCGGCAGCGGGCTTCCCGGCCCGGCAGGAGGTCGTGCGCCGGCCGTCCTACACCGACACGCCCCGCGGGGTCGCGGGCGTGCGGGTGCGGACCGGGAAGTTCGCTACGCAGGCCGAGGCGCAGACGACGGTGACCGCGCTGCGGGCGGCGGGTTTCCCGACCGCGACGGCGGCCTGGACCGGCTACGACGTGGACCAGGCCCCGGACGCCGAGCGGGTGCACGTCGCCGTCGTCGACCCGCGCGCGTTCCGCGGTTCGGTCGAGGCCTCGCACGGCGAAACGGTCGCGACGCGGGAGAAGACCTCCACCCTGGCCTCGAAGCTCGGCGCGCTGGTGGCCGTCAACGGCGGGTTCTTCGTGACCTCCGACGCCGACGGGTACCAGGGCGTGCCTGCCGGGCTCGCGGCCTACGACGGGCGGCTGGAGTCGCTGTCGGCAGGCTCGCGGGCGGCGCTCGTGCTGGGACCAGGGCCGGCGCGGATCGCGAACCTGACCTCGACGGTCACCGTCCGGTCCGGCGGGGCCGTGCACGCCGTGGAGGGCGTCAACCGCAAGCCGGGCGTGCTGCGCAACTGCGGGCGGCCCGGCGCGGTGCCGACGACCGCGGCGCGCCAGGACTTCACCTGCACCAGCGCGGACGAGCTGGTGTTGTTCACCGACGCGTTCGGCGCGGCCCTGCCTGCCGGGGCGGGCACGCAGGTCGTGCTCGACGCGTCAGGCGTGGTGCTCTCGGCGGGGGCGCGGGGTGGTGTGCTGCTGCCCGGGCAGTCGGCGGTGCAGGGTATCGGGACGTCGGCGGACTGGCTGGCCACTCACGCCGTGGCGGGGCGGCGGCTACTGGTGGACTCGCGGGTGCGGGAGGCCTCGGGCTTCCCCACGGTGACGCCGCGCTCGGTGGTCAGCGCCGCGCCGCTGCTGCTCCGCGACGGCCGGCTCGCGGTCGACGCCGCGACCGAGGGTGTGCTGGACCCGCGGGACCTGTCGTTCGGTTACGCGTGGTCGCAGCAGCGCCAGCCGCGCACGATGGCCGGCATCGACGCACGCGGCCGTCTGCTGCTGGTGACCGTCGACGGGCGGCAGCCCGGAGTGAGCGAGGGCGTGACGCTGGTGGAGGGCGCGCGGCTGATGCGGTCGCTCGGCGCGGTGGACGCGCTGAACCTCGACGGCGGCGGCTCCAGCGCGATGGTCGTCGCCGGAGCGGTGGTGAACCGGCCCTCGGACGCGGCGGGGGAGCGTGCGGTCGGCGACGTGGTCGCGGTGCTGCCCTGA
- a CDS encoding alpha/beta fold hydrolase encodes MSRARCGSAALAEHHRVLALDWLGWGASERRTDLRFDYDTEVAHLGRVLDALGIGDVNLFGHDYGGFLALGFAQRHPERVRRLAILNSRAHRTFVPAWYAVFSRAGSLGRSPLAGAFAKVLPLAGIKDAALRKPLRDGVFDRETLDDYLGWMRDPEGARWVLHCFSQYRVPARADLAAGLGDIPCPTAIVWGTGDDYLRTTIAE; translated from the coding sequence CTGAGCCGCGCTCGGTGCGGGTCGGCGGCGCTCGCCGAGCACCACCGCGTCCTCGCCCTCGACTGGCTCGGCTGGGGAGCCTCGGAACGGCGGACGGACCTGCGGTTCGACTACGACACCGAGGTCGCCCACCTCGGGCGCGTCCTGGACGCCCTCGGGATCGGCGACGTCAACCTCTTCGGCCACGACTACGGCGGCTTCCTCGCCCTCGGCTTCGCCCAGCGCCACCCCGAGCGCGTGCGCCGGCTCGCGATCCTCAACAGCCGCGCCCACCGCACCTTCGTACCCGCCTGGTACGCCGTGTTCTCCCGGGCAGGCTCGCTCGGCCGCAGTCCGCTCGCGGGCGCGTTCGCGAAAGTCCTGCCACTGGCCGGGATCAAGGACGCGGCCCTGCGAAAACCGTTGCGGGACGGCGTCTTCGACCGCGAGACCCTCGACGACTACCTCGGCTGGATGCGCGACCCCGAAGGCGCCCGCTGGGTGCTGCACTGCTTCAGCCAGTACCGCGTGCCCGCCCGCGCCGACCTCGCCGCGGGGCTCGGCGACATCCCCTGCCCCACGGCGATCGTGTGGGGAACCGGCGACGACTACCTGCGCACCACGATCGCCGAGTAG
- a CDS encoding TetR/AcrR family transcriptional regulator has product MTTGDVKARDPRKQRTIDALLAAAEQVFARRPVDEVTVEEIAECAGVAVGSIYNNFGSKAGLHAAVVERALDVDREYMDRAYPPDRSPVEQLEAAAEQYLRFYLEQPEFFRMLAFPAPLGNYSAAAETAARLAHRVDEQNARMIDAIERGIAAGLIRPLDARKAAKVLWASWNGVISLAWRPDELREDEEGLAELLSLAADLVAWGLRRV; this is encoded by the coding sequence ATGACCACCGGGGACGTCAAGGCGCGCGATCCGCGGAAGCAGCGGACGATCGACGCCCTGCTCGCGGCTGCCGAACAGGTCTTCGCCCGCCGCCCGGTCGACGAGGTGACGGTCGAGGAGATCGCCGAGTGCGCCGGGGTCGCGGTCGGCTCGATCTACAACAACTTCGGTTCCAAGGCCGGCCTGCACGCCGCGGTCGTGGAGCGGGCGCTGGACGTGGACCGCGAATACATGGACCGCGCCTACCCGCCGGACCGCTCGCCGGTCGAGCAGCTCGAAGCCGCCGCCGAGCAGTACCTGCGCTTCTACCTTGAGCAGCCGGAGTTCTTCCGGATGCTCGCCTTTCCCGCGCCGCTGGGGAACTACTCCGCCGCGGCCGAGACCGCCGCCCGGCTCGCGCACCGGGTGGACGAACAGAACGCGCGCATGATCGACGCGATCGAACGGGGCATCGCGGCCGGGCTGATCCGGCCGCTGGACGCACGCAAGGCCGCGAAGGTGCTCTGGGCGAGCTGGAACGGCGTCATCAGCCTCGCCTGGCGCCCCGACGAACTGCGCGAGGACGAAGAGGGGCTGGCGGAACTCCTGTCGCTGGCGGCGGACCTCGTCGCCTGGGGGCTGCGCCGGGTCTAG
- a CDS encoding GNAT family N-acetyltransferase — translation MGTILDEAVHALRTWQHDAAPVQLHPGDLGWFWRFGADTMAAAVRTWSRDGRIVAVGLLDEPGLLRLTVAPDLRRDDELARQLAGDLTRPERGFLPAGEVFLETPPGALVRDLLRGDGWHDGDAWTPLVRDLAEAVPDQGLRIEVTGPKGAHVRAAVQRAAFDGSTFTAEQWRDMASAPPYADARCLVGHDQDTPVGAVTVWSAGPGRPGLLEPMGVHRDHRGRGHGRAITLAAAAALRELGSSCGFVCTPSTNTAAVATYRSAGFRPLPARLDLRRAA, via the coding sequence GTGGGGACCATCCTGGACGAGGCCGTGCACGCGCTGCGGACCTGGCAGCACGACGCGGCGCCGGTGCAGCTGCATCCGGGCGACCTCGGCTGGTTCTGGCGGTTCGGCGCGGACACGATGGCCGCGGCGGTCCGGACGTGGAGCCGGGACGGGCGGATCGTCGCGGTGGGGCTGCTGGACGAGCCCGGCCTGCTGCGCCTCACGGTCGCGCCGGACCTCCGCCGGGACGATGAACTCGCGCGGCAGCTGGCCGGCGACCTGACCCGGCCCGAGCGCGGCTTCCTGCCCGCGGGCGAGGTGTTCCTGGAGACCCCGCCGGGCGCGCTGGTCCGGGACCTGCTGCGCGGCGACGGCTGGCACGACGGCGACGCCTGGACACCGCTGGTGCGTGACCTCGCCGAGGCCGTGCCGGACCAGGGTCTGCGGATCGAGGTGACCGGACCGAAGGGGGCACACGTGCGCGCCGCGGTGCAACGGGCCGCCTTCGACGGGTCGACGTTCACCGCTGAGCAATGGCGCGACATGGCCTCCGCGCCGCCGTACGCCGACGCGCGGTGCCTCGTCGGCCACGACCAGGACACGCCGGTGGGGGCGGTGACCGTGTGGTCCGCCGGTCCGGGCAGGCCCGGTCTGCTGGAGCCGATGGGCGTGCACCGGGACCACCGCGGCCGCGGTCACGGCAGGGCGATCACCCTCGCCGCGGCGGCCGCGCTACGCGAGCTGGGCTCGTCGTGCGGGTTCGTCTGCACCCCGAGCACCAACACCGCCGCCGTCGCCACCTACCGCTCCGCCGGGTTCCGGCCGCTCCCCGCGCGCCTCGACCTGCGCCGGGCCGCCTAG
- a CDS encoding VOC family protein — MDLFAGIPVSDYPAAREWYERLFGPIAFEPNDVEAVWELAEHRYVYIEHRPEHAGHAQHTIFVDDLDEVVAGIAGRGLEPAQRKTYDNGVRKITYRDADGNEIGFGGAPVG; from the coding sequence ATGGATCTCTTCGCCGGCATCCCGGTCAGCGACTACCCGGCCGCCCGCGAGTGGTACGAGCGGTTGTTCGGCCCCATCGCCTTCGAGCCGAACGACGTCGAGGCGGTGTGGGAGCTGGCCGAGCACCGGTACGTCTACATCGAGCACCGCCCGGAGCACGCGGGCCACGCCCAGCACACGATCTTCGTGGACGACCTCGACGAGGTGGTCGCCGGAATCGCCGGCCGGGGCCTGGAACCGGCCCAGCGGAAGACCTACGACAACGGCGTCCGCAAGATCACCTACCGCGACGCGGACGGCAACGAGATCGGCTTCGGCGGCGCGCCGGTCGGGTGA
- a CDS encoding GrpB family protein, producing MATFAEITRHHDPDPDENPWVHGPPAPAPVRIEPYDPDWPRRYRNLAAGIRTALGPAALDLEHVGSTSVAGLAAKDVIDVDLTVADPRAEHTYVPPLERLGYVLAIREPSFHEHRCLTLAEPRVNLHVYGPDCPEAIRHRLFRDWLRTHPDDRERYREAKLAAVPGGGTVMDYNARKQQTIRDIYDRLFRAAGML from the coding sequence GTGGCCACGTTCGCGGAGATCACCCGGCATCACGACCCCGACCCGGACGAGAACCCGTGGGTGCACGGCCCGCCCGCGCCGGCGCCCGTGCGGATCGAGCCGTACGACCCGGACTGGCCGCGCCGCTACCGGAACCTGGCGGCGGGGATCCGCACGGCGCTGGGCCCGGCGGCGCTGGACCTGGAGCACGTGGGATCGACCTCCGTGGCCGGCCTCGCCGCGAAGGACGTCATCGACGTCGACCTGACGGTCGCCGACCCGCGGGCGGAGCACACGTACGTGCCGCCGCTGGAGCGGCTGGGGTACGTGCTGGCGATTCGGGAGCCGTCCTTCCACGAACACCGGTGCCTGACACTGGCTGAGCCGCGGGTGAACCTGCACGTGTACGGGCCGGACTGTCCGGAGGCCATCCGGCACCGCCTCTTCCGCGACTGGCTGCGCACGCACCCGGACGACCGCGAGCGCTACCGGGAGGCGAAGCTGGCCGCGGTCCCCGGTGGCGGCACCGTGATGGACTACAACGCCCGCAAGCAGCAGACGATCCGCGACATCTACGACCGGCTGTTCCGCGCGGCCGGGATGCTCTAG
- a CDS encoding ABA4-like family protein produces MSTTTLFQITFCLAAPFWALMILAPGWWVTRRIIASPWIVLPPLVVYTVFAVGDFGTLWSVVSRPDLETLRAFLGTPEGTAAIWAHLIAFDLFIGRWMYSDARERGVPHAVLAPILVLTILLSPFGLLTYLAVRAVAARRATIGSWHVSSPSTGPGEPAPHSGG; encoded by the coding sequence ATGAGCACGACGACTCTGTTCCAGATCACGTTCTGCTTGGCCGCGCCGTTCTGGGCGCTGATGATCCTCGCGCCGGGGTGGTGGGTGACGCGGCGGATCATCGCGTCACCGTGGATCGTCCTCCCGCCCCTGGTGGTCTACACCGTGTTCGCGGTCGGCGACTTCGGCACGCTGTGGTCGGTGGTGAGCAGGCCGGACCTGGAGACGCTGCGGGCGTTCCTGGGCACGCCGGAAGGCACGGCGGCGATCTGGGCGCACCTGATCGCGTTCGACCTGTTCATCGGCCGGTGGATGTACTCCGACGCGCGGGAGCGCGGCGTGCCCCACGCGGTCCTGGCGCCGATCCTGGTGCTGACGATCCTGTTGTCGCCCTTCGGGTTGCTGACCTACCTGGCGGTTCGCGCGGTCGCCGCCCGGCGTGCCACGATCGGCTCGTGGCACGTGTCGTCGCCGTCGACTGGTCCGGGCGAGCCGGCCCCGCACAGCGGCGGGTGA
- a CDS encoding LLM class flavin-dependent oxidoreductase, translating into MGGREAFTQAGLPLAATERLRVVNGIAQIWSHPAHSAHGAAALLADAYPGRHLLGLGFGGEPHPGVKPRTAMRDYLDELDSRKPAAPIRRILAAYGPKMLELARDRAFLAVEHAVLFETDPAAARTVAREHLHTYLTTPYNIAKFRRLGYTEDDLARSGSDRIVDDLVFWGDLATITGKLRRHLEAGGSRRHAGDRHRTGRDRTAVLARTRRGAPPLVPILWTPSGWIA; encoded by the coding sequence GTGGGCGGGCGCGAGGCGTTCACCCAGGCCGGCCTCCCGCTCGCGGCCACCGAGCGGCTGCGGGTCGTCAACGGCATCGCGCAGATCTGGTCGCACCCGGCCCACTCCGCACACGGCGCGGCCGCTCTGCTGGCCGACGCCTACCCCGGCCGGCACCTCCTCGGCCTCGGATTCGGCGGCGAGCCGCACCCCGGCGTCAAGCCGCGCACGGCCATGCGCGACTACCTCGACGAACTCGACTCGCGGAAACCCGCGGCGCCGATCCGTCGCATCCTGGCCGCATACGGCCCGAAGATGCTCGAACTCGCCCGGGATCGCGCGTTCCTGGCCGTCGAGCATGCCGTGCTGTTCGAGACGGATCCCGCGGCCGCCCGCACGGTCGCGCGGGAACACCTGCACACATACCTGACCACGCCGTACAACATCGCGAAGTTCCGGCGCCTCGGCTACACCGAGGACGACCTCGCCCGCAGCGGCAGCGACCGGATCGTCGACGATCTCGTCTTCTGGGGCGACCTGGCGACCATCACGGGCAAGCTGCGCCGGCACCTCGAAGCGGGCGGATCACGTCGCCATGCAGGTGATCGACATCGGACCGGGCGCGACCGCACGGCGGTTCTGGCGCGAACTCGGCGAGGCGCTCCTCCGTTAGTGCCAATCCTGTGGACTCCCTCAGGATGGATAGCGTAA
- a CDS encoding ArsR/SmtB family transcription factor, whose product MTEAAVTPDPEVVRALRALSNPVRLQLLTWLREPERHFPVEQAIADPAEVGVCVSHIQAKAGLAQSTVSAYLAELQRAGLVRATRVGKWTHYKRDEQRIAELVAVLGKTL is encoded by the coding sequence ATGACGGAAGCCGCGGTCACCCCGGACCCCGAGGTCGTCCGCGCGCTGCGGGCGCTGTCGAACCCGGTGCGCCTGCAGCTGCTGACCTGGCTGCGCGAGCCCGAGCGGCACTTCCCCGTCGAGCAGGCGATCGCCGATCCGGCCGAGGTCGGCGTGTGTGTGAGCCACATCCAGGCCAAGGCCGGGCTGGCGCAGTCGACGGTGTCGGCGTACCTGGCCGAGCTGCAGCGCGCCGGCCTCGTGCGCGCCACCCGGGTCGGCAAGTGGACCCACTACAAGCGCGACGAGCAGCGCATCGCCGAGCTGGTCGCGGTGCTCGGCAAGACCCTGTAG
- a CDS encoding ATP-binding protein — MSDPDRAALVLDFEPSAVPPLVAVRRWAASALADLGQDHLTAVLLAATELVTNAYDHGGGPRRLRLHRDEDPCRIHLEVDDDSSRMPVLTDSAPADRRGRGLHIVNAVARDWGSRHAPDGGKTVWATIDCAAYCWDPCPTAPPREV; from the coding sequence ATGTCGGATCCGGACCGCGCCGCGCTGGTGCTCGACTTCGAGCCCAGCGCCGTGCCCCCGCTGGTCGCGGTGCGGCGCTGGGCGGCATCGGCACTGGCGGATCTCGGGCAAGACCACCTGACGGCGGTGCTCCTGGCTGCCACCGAGCTGGTCACCAACGCCTACGACCACGGCGGCGGCCCCCGCCGGCTGCGGCTGCACCGGGACGAGGACCCCTGCCGGATCCACCTCGAAGTCGACGACGACTCCTCGCGGATGCCGGTGCTGACGGACAGCGCCCCGGCGGACCGGCGCGGACGCGGCCTGCACATCGTGAACGCGGTCGCCCGCGACTGGGGCAGCAGGCACGCCCCGGACGGCGGGAAGACGGTGTGGGCGACCATTGACTGCGCCGCCTACTGCTGGGACCCCTGCCCGACCGCACCGCCGCGCGAGGTGTGA
- a CDS encoding pirin family protein, with translation MSNVEADPAELVCGDPPAPARTVTVLTPRDVPLGGPRAMRVRRTLPQRQRSLIGAWCFADHYGPEDVAATGGMDVAPHPHTGLQTASWLFTGEVEHRDSLGTHAFVRPGELNLMTGGHGIAHSEVSTPDTTTLHGVQLWIALPDEHRHTARDFRHYAPPVVEVPGAAVRVFLGGLAGSTSPVPTFTPLLGAELTLAPGARLELDVDPAFEHGVLQDTGGVTVAGTQLTSGDLAYLAPGAAALELVNDGSGPARVLLLGGTPFTEEIVMWWNFVGRSHEEIAAYREAWQAESDQFGRVDGYRGAVSRLPAPGLPHARITPRRNPTA, from the coding sequence ATGAGCAACGTGGAGGCGGACCCCGCCGAACTGGTGTGCGGTGACCCGCCCGCGCCCGCGCGCACCGTGACTGTGCTGACGCCCCGGGACGTCCCGCTGGGCGGACCGCGCGCGATGCGGGTGCGCCGCACCCTGCCGCAGCGGCAGCGGTCCCTCATCGGCGCGTGGTGCTTCGCCGACCATTACGGCCCGGAGGACGTCGCGGCCACCGGCGGGATGGACGTCGCCCCGCACCCGCACACCGGGCTGCAGACCGCGAGCTGGCTGTTCACCGGCGAGGTCGAGCACCGGGACAGCCTCGGCACGCACGCCTTCGTCCGCCCCGGCGAACTTAACCTGATGACCGGCGGGCACGGCATCGCGCACTCGGAGGTGTCCACACCGGACACCACTACGTTGCACGGTGTCCAGCTGTGGATCGCGCTGCCGGACGAGCACCGGCACACCGCGCGCGACTTCCGGCACTACGCGCCTCCGGTCGTCGAGGTGCCGGGCGCGGCAGTCCGCGTCTTCCTGGGCGGGCTCGCCGGCAGCACCTCGCCGGTCCCGACCTTCACGCCCCTGCTCGGCGCAGAGCTCACCCTGGCGCCCGGCGCGCGCCTCGAGCTGGACGTCGACCCCGCCTTCGAGCACGGCGTACTGCAGGACACCGGCGGCGTGACCGTCGCGGGCACGCAGCTGACCAGTGGCGACCTCGCCTACCTCGCGCCCGGCGCGGCCGCCCTGGAACTGGTCAACGACGGCAGCGGCCCGGCGCGGGTACTCCTGCTCGGCGGCACGCCGTTCACCGAGGAAATCGTGATGTGGTGGAACTTCGTGGGCCGCAGCCACGAGGAGATCGCCGCCTACCGCGAGGCCTGGCAGGCGGAGTCCGACCAGTTCGGGCGCGTCGACGGCTATCGGGGCGCGGTGTCCCGGCTGCCCGCGCCCGGGCTGCCGCACGCGCGCATCACACCGCGCCGGAACCCGACGGCGTAG